From Abiotrophia defectiva ATCC 49176:
AAAAGGGCATGACCTTTGACCATGTGGTTAAGACGACTGTTTTCCTCAATGACATTGCCGACTTTGCAACAGTCAATGGGGTCTATGGCCAATACTTTAGCCAAGACCACTATCCAGCTCGATCAGCCTTTCAAGTGGGGAAACTTCCGCTCAATGCTGGTATTGAAATCGAATTGGTAGCCTATAAGGAGGAAGTCTAATGACTTTAACAGAACGGATTAATCAAGATATTAAAACTGCCATGAAGGCCAAGGACAAAGACAGCCTTAAGGTCTTGCGCATGCTCAAGGCAGCGCTCCAGAAAGAGGCGCTAGAGCAGCATGAGCCACTTAGTCAAGACCAAGAGATTACCATTATTTCTCGGGAACTCAAGCAACGTCGTGATTCCCTGGCTGAATTTAAGAAAGCAGATCGCGAGGATTTGGTGTCTGCTACCCAGGACGAAATTGTTATTGTCCAAAAATACTTGCCAGAACAGCTAAGCGCTGAGGCTTTAGAGGCCAAGATTCGTGAGATTATGGCGCAAGTTGGAGCTACTAGCAAGGCAGACTTCGGCAAGGTCATGGGATTAGCTGCCAGCAGCCTTAAGGGCCAAGCAGAAGGTAAAGCCATCAATGAGACAGTTAAACGTCTTTTAGGCTAAGTTTTAGTTAACAGGAGCTGTGCTCCTGTTTTTTTGTTTTAAGGCGCAAAAATGGCACAAATCATGACTTTTAGTCCAAGACAAGGTATAATAGAATCAGCCTAGTGTGTCCACTAGTATCTAGCCTGACGTCGTCTGAGACGTGAAGAAGAGAGGGATTGCTTATGACGGAACAACACCCATATAGTCAGACATTAATTATTTCCAATCCGGATTGGCTTTTAGCCATTTTGGGCAATCAAGATCACCATATTCAATTACTTGAAGAACACTTTGAAGTGCTTATCACGACGCGTGGTGAGCAACTAACTATTACTGGTCGTCAAGCAGCTGTTGAGTTGACACTAGAGGTTGTTAACCAATTAGTGCAATTGCTAGAACGCCATATTACGCCACACACCATGGACATTGTGACGGCGATTAAAATGGCCCAGAACAATACCTTGGATTACTTCCTCAATCTCTATGAGGAAGTCATTGGCCGAGCAGCAGATGGCCGGGCCATCCGGGTTAAGAACTTTGGTCAGTTACAATATACACGCGCTATTGCCAAACAGGACGTGGTTTTCGGCATTGGGCCTGCGGGGACAGGGAAGACCTTCTTGGCCGTGGTGCTAGCGGTTCAAGCCTTGAAGGAAGGGCGAGTGAAGAAGATTATCTTAACGCGGCCAGCAGTAGAAGCAGGGGAGAGCCTGGGCTTCTTGCCAGGTGACCTTAAGGAAAAGGTGGACCCATATTTGCGTCCAGTCTATGATGCGCTCTATACGATCTATGGGGCAGAACAAACCAACCGCCTGATGGAACGTGGCGTCATTGAGATTGCACCTCTGGCTTATATGCGGGGCCGTACCTTGGATGATGCCTTTGTTATCTTAGATGAGGCTCAAAATACCACCATTGCCCAAATGAAAATGTTCCTCACCCGTTTAGGCTTCGGCTCTAAGATGATTATTAATGGGGACAGAACGCAAATCGACTTGCCAAAAGGGGTAAAATCAGGTTTGGTTGATGCCCAAAGTAAGCTTAAGGGAATTGATCGCATCCAATTTGTGACCTTTGATGCCTTCGATGTGGTGCGCCACCCTGTAGTGGCAGATATTATCAAGGCATACAGTCGCAAATTGCCCGATGAGAACATGGGCGAAGTGTAGGTGATAGGAATGAATCGACGTTTAGAGCGTCTGCAAGCTAAAATGGGCTTGAGTTATCAAATCCTAGTGGGGCTAGTTCTGGCACTTTGGCTCTTGCTTTTGGGCTATTCCAGTGTTCAACCTAGAACTTATAATTTTGCCCTTAACCGAGTAGCTGATATTACCGTTCGGGCTCCTAAGACAGTAGAAGATACTGAACGAACAGAAGAATTACGCCAACATGCACGCAGTCGTGTTTCCGATGTTCGACTTTACTCACCCGAAGTTAAAAACCAACAGGTTGATTTGTTGAATCAGTATTTTTCATTTGTCAAAGGCGTAAGGCAGAAGGATTATCGTGCTAGCGATCTTGAGACGGCTGCCCGCGCTCAAGGCTGGTCTGATAATGACCTTGAGACCCTTAAGGCATCCTTTACTAGCAACAGTCAACGCCTCTATTGGACTCAATTAACAGAGGCAGAGCGACTCTTGCTCTATAATCAAAGTTTAAAACAAGGGTCAGTTACCCTCATGAGTTTGAATGAATCCTTACCAGATAATGCCCGTAATCTTTGGCTATCACTCGATGATAAGCAGTTTGAAACTATGTCGACTTATATGGTTGATTTGCTGAGTCAAACCTTAAGTCAGGAAATTGAGCCTGCTAATACTGCGGCTAACCTAAGCAAGCTACGGGCTAGCCTTCGGGAAGCAGGGCAATATAGTCAGTATCAGTCGGCCCTGGTAGACTTCATTCAACCATTTATTGTACCAACCCTGGTTTATAACCAAGAAGAAACGAACCGCTTGAAAGAAGAAGCGGCGGCTGCCGTTCAACCAGCTTATATTCTTCAAGGTCAAATTATTGTCCAAGAAGGGCATGTCATTGATTCGACTGTCTTGCGTCAACTCAAGCTTTTTGGTTACTTGGATGCCAGTGTAGGGCGCTATAATGCTTATATCTTCTACGCCTTGATTATTGTGCATTTCCTCTTGCTCTTAGGATTGAATACCGAAGGCTTCCGTTTCAAGCAAGCACCAAGTGCCAAGCGTCAAATGGCTATGACCATCTATGCGCTAGCCTTTGGGGGGCTATTCGCCGTCTTGAAGGCTCTCGAAGTACTTCAAGTAGGGGGCTTTGCCTGGGCAACGCTCTTGTTACCAATTAGTTTGTGGCCACTGCTTGTAGTACCCAAAACCAGTATGCGAGATGGCTTAATTGGCTTGGTATCTTTCAATGTGATGGCACTTTTCGTCTTGAGTGATGTCTTTAATATTTTGGAAAGTCTCATGCCTCTGGTCTTTTATTGTTTTACTGGTTTAATTGGTATGATTTTGGTAAATGCCAAGGTTTGGTTAGGGCGTAAACGACGTTTTGTTCCTGCCTATATTGGTCTACAGTTATTGACCATTCTGCCTTTATTACTGGGCTTTAACATGGATTTAACAACCTTCCAAGGTCGACGTATGGCAGGGCTAATGCTGGCTAATATCCTGATGACGGTCATTTTTTACTTGTCCTTGTCTCCTTACTGGGAGCGCATCTTTAACCCAAGCGCAGAATTAAGCCTACAGCAACTAGCCAACCTTAATCATCCTTTGCTTAAGGACTTGATTGAGAAGGCACCAGGTACCTACCACCACAGCATGATGGTAGCTAACCTTAGTGCCAATGCGGTTGAAGCCATTGGTGGAGATTCCCTGCTAACGCGGGTCGCTAGCTATTACCATGATGTGGGGAAGACACTGCATCCACTCTTTTTCGTTGAGAATTTGCCTGCAGGCGTTGAAAATCCACATAAAATGATTAAGCCAATTGAAAGTGCCCAGATTATCACAGGTCACGTGACTGCTGGTGTAAAAATTATGGAGGCTCATGATTTGCCTACTTCCATTCAGGATGTTTGTTGGCAACACCATGGGACTACACTGGTAAAATACTTCTACTATCAGGCCCAACAGGAAGGGCATCCTGTCAATCAGGCAGATTTTCGATATCCTGGTCCTAAGCCACGGACCAAGGAGGCTGCCGTTATCATGATTGCTGATTCGGTTGAGGCTGCTAGCCGTACCCTTAAGGAGTATAGTCAAGCAAGCATAGAAGGACTTGTAGGTGGTATTATCCAAGGTAAAGTGGCGGATGATCAGTTTTCTGACTGTGACTTAACCGTTAATGAATTAAAAATCGTACAAGCCTCTCTAATTCGTGGAGTCGCAAGTATGTATCACACCCGTATAGAATATCCTAAGTAGGCCATTTAGGATTAGAAAGGACATTTATGTTAGTTGATATTATTGATGACCAAGCCTACCTGGCATCTGGTCAAGAAAAATTGCTTCATGAAGTCATTGAAGCAGCTGCAAAGTATCTGAACTTGCCTGAGGGAATTGAATTAGATCTTTCCATCGTGTCTAATGAAGAAATCCAAGTGCTTAACCGAGACTACCGTGGTTTGGACAAACCGACGGATGTTTTGAGCTTTGCATTGACTGAAGTATCCAGTGAGTATGATGTAGACTTTGCTCATTTAGACCTTACTGATGAAGCGGAAGAGACAGAAGATTTAGAGGAGACAGAGTTTCAGGATGAAGAAGCTATACCTCAACACTTGGGAGATATCATCATTTCCTACCCTCGTGCCCAAGAACAGGCTCAGGACTATGGTCACAGTCTAGACCGTGAACTGGCTTTTCTAGCAGTTCATGGCTTCCTTCATCTCAATGGTTATGACCACCAGACAGAAGAAGAAGCGCAGGAAATGTTTAAAATCCAAGAAGAGGTGTTGACGACTTATGGTCTCACGCGATAAACACCCCTACAAGCATCATGCCAATCCAAGTATCTTGGCTTCCTTCCGCGCTTCATTGTCGGGTTTGGGCTATGCCTTAGCTAATGAGCGTAATCTCAAGGTTCACGCGGGGGTGACCGTCTTGGTTTTAATCATAGTGGGCTTGCTTGGAGTCAATGCCGTTGAGGCTAGTCTCTTGCTGCTTGTGACAGGATTGGTTTGGTGCATGGAGCTGGTCAATAGCGCCGTGGAGGCCACAGTTGACTTGGTAGTTGGAGAACAATTACATCCCTTGGCCAAGGTTGCCAAGGATGTAGCAGCAGCTGCAGTTGTTGTGGCGGCTTTGGTGGCAGTAGGAGTGGGATTCCTGGTCCTAGGCCCTAAAGTCTGGCATGTGCTAGCCATTCTGTTAGGTCTTGCTTAAGTCTTAGAGAAAGAGAGCGTGAAACGTGAGTAATCAAGCATTTAAATCTGGTTTCGTAGCCATTATAGGTCGCCCTAATGTTGGTAAATCAACCTTACTTAATCGTTTTGTAGGGCAGAAAATCGCCATTATGTCGGATAAGGCACAGACCACTCGTAATCGAATTCAAGGGGTCTTAACCAATGATCAAGCCCAAATTGTTTTCATTGATACACCGGGTATTCATAAGCCTAAACATGCCTTAGGTGACTTTATGGTCAATACGGCTTATAGCGCCCTCAAAGGGGTAGATGCCGTATTATTTGTGGTTAATGCTGCAGAAAAAATGGGCCCTGGCGATCGATTGATTATGGAACGTATCCAGAATGTTAAGGTTCCTGTCTTTTTAGTCATTAACAAGATTGATTTAGTCAAACCTGATGATCTTTTGCCTATTATTGAAGGTTACCAAGAAGTCAGAAGCTTTGACCAAGTCTTTCCGATTTCGGCTACGCAAGGCAATAATGTGCCGGAATTGGTGGCTAAGTTGCAAGAAGCCTTACCGGAAGGACCTAAGTACTATCCAGATAGTCAAATTATGGACCATCCCGAATATTTTGTAGTGGCCGAATTTATCCGTGAAAAAATCTTACTCCTGACTCAGGAAGAGATTCCCCATTCTGTTGCAGTTCAAGTGCAAAGTATGCAACGCAATGAGAATGGCAAGATTGAAGTTCAAGCATCTATTATTGTGGAACGCAAGAGCCAGAAGGGGATTATCATTGGAGCCGGCGGCCAAATGATTAAGAAAATCGGCCAACTTGCTCGGCGTGATATTGAGCAATTGCTGGATGATAAGGTTTATTTAGATTTGTGGGTCAAGGTTCAAAAGAATTGGCGCGATCGTCAAACTAATCTTAGCGATTTTGGCTATCGTCCAGATAACTACTAAGAGATGGTGATAGAAGGGAGAAGGGGGCATGAATGAACGGTTTGAGGGCATTGTCCTCTTCAAGCGTCCTCACCGCGAACATGATGGCTTGGTCAAGATTTTTACCCAAGAATTTGGGACTAAGATGTTCTTTGTGCGCGGTCTTTATCGGGGCCATCATCGGCTGACAAGCGCCTGCCTCCCTATGACCCATCATGCCTATATTGGTGATATTCAAGACGACGGCCTCTCTTTCCTAAAGGAAAGCCAGTCAATCCAACTTTTCCAAAGATTGCAGGCTGATATCTTGCTTCAGGCCTATGGCATCTATGTCTTACAACTCCTGGATGCTGCTCTAGAGGACAATCAAGCCAATCCTAAGCTCTATCAGCTTCTACTACAGGTGCTTGAGGCCTTAAATCAAGGCTTAGCTCCTCAAGTCATTGTGGCTTACCTAGAAATTCATCTCTTGCCACTTTTTGGCATTCATATTCAATGGGCTTCTTGTGCAAGTTGCCAGGTCAGTGATCGACCCTTAAGATTTAGTCTCAAGCGTCAAGCCGTCTTGTGTGACCGTCATGCCTCTTTGGATATTCATTGCTTACCAGTTTCTAGTCGAGCAGTGCACCTAGCCCGACGTCTGTCTCAAGTGGATTTAAAACAAATCCAGAACATTAACTTAAGTGATCAGACTCTTAAGGACTTGCGAATACTCATGGATGCTATCTACCAAGAATATGTCGGTATTCGTCTCAAGAGTAAGTCCTATTTGAATCAGATTACGCAATTAGACTGGTCAAGTACTTAGTTTAAGCTTTTTTGTCGCTTAATGGGTGATGAATAGCTAACAAATTACTGAGATTCTAGGCTATGGGCTAATCCCTAAAAGATTAAGAATTTGGAAATCAGGTGAATAATTCGTCTTTTCGTGGTAGAATAAGTGGAAACAAATTTCAATTAGCAAAATAGCTACGGGAGGTTCCATGAAAAACATCAAAACCAATGCCCTCGCGAATTTCTTAGTGCGATTTGCAAACGTGGTGGTGCCTGTCCTCACAGGAACCTATATTAACCGGGTCTTTCAAAACTCGGTAGAATATAACTACTTTAATGCTGGCGACACGCTGATGAACATTTTTTTACCTTTTGCCTCATTAGGGGTTTATTATTTTGGTGTCCGGCAAATTAGTAAGGTTAAGCATGACCGGGATCAGGTCAATTACTTCTTCTCGAGCCTGTTCTACATTACGGTTATTTCATCCATTCTAACGACCCTATTCTATGTGGGCTATGTCTATGCGACCGTTCACCAGAAGAGTCAGTTGGCAATCTACTTAGTTTTGGGAAGTCAGATTCTATCTAGCTTCCTCTATATTGAGTGGATGGTGGAGGCTTTCGAGAATTATCGTTTTATCTTAATTAAGACCATCATCTTGCGAATTATTATGATTGTGGCGCTCTTTGGCTTTGTTAAAACGGCGGAAGATATTATCATTTATGCAATGGTCATGTCTGGTGCTCAAATTCTCAACTATCTCTTCGGTTTTGTCTGGATTAAGCGCCAAGTCAAGCTTGTTAAGGTCAAGGTTAAAGACATGTTGTCCATGATTCTGCCTTTGATTAGTTTGCTGCTTATGTCTAGTGCAGTGACCCTTTATACGGCTTTAGACAAGCTCTTCCTATCCTATACAGATTCAGAGGATGCCGTCAGCCTTTATAGCCAAGGTCAAAAAATTTCAACTATGATTGCGACTCTGATTAGTAGTCCAATCTCAGTAAGTATTCCGCGTTTGGGCTACTATCTAGGCCAGAATAACCGTGAAGCCTATGACAACCTAGTCTACAAAGGGGCACGTCTCTTTGCCTTCTTGATTGCGCCAATTAGTTTAGGGCTCTTCATAACAGGCAATTATGCTGTCTTGCTTTATGGTGGGGGCGCCTATATGGGAGCCGCGACTGTAACAGCTATCTTCGGGATTCGGAGTATTACTTGGTCTATTGAGACCCTTTTCGCTAATCAAATCATCTTCATTCATGGCTATGAACGGAGTTTGACCCTTTATTATTTCGCCTGTGGCTTACTCAACCTAGTCTTCAAGTTCCTACTCCTTAATATGCATTTCTCATCTCCAGAAATCTATATCTTAACCACTTGGTTGTCAGAAGGGGTCCTAATTGCCCTCGAAATCTACTTTATCAAACGCCATGGCTTAATTAAGTTAAAACCTGTTATTGGCAGTTTCTTACGCTATGGGCTGATTGCAGCAGGGTTTATCCCAATCAGCATAGTGGTTAAGGCACTATCTCCAGTGCAAATGACGCATTTAAACTTAGCCGTCTTAGTAAATCTTGCCATTTTAATGACCCTATGTGGTATCTACTACCTTGCGGCCCTCTGGTTGCTTAAAGATCCTGTACTGACCGGCATGGTAGAAGCAGTTGGCAATAAATTAAGAAGAAGGGGATAGACCATGTCAGACTTAATTACGGTTGTAGTTCCTGTATACAATGTGGAATCATATCTGGAGCGATGCGTGACCAGCATTCGCAAGCAAAGTCATACTAACCTTGAAATCTTGTTAGTCAATGATGGCTCTACTGATAAGAGTTTAGAAATCTGTCAGCGTCTAGAGCAAGAAGATCAACGCATTCGCCTTATCTCGCAGGCCAATGGTGGTCTATCTGCGGCGCGTAATTCGGGCATTGCCCAAGCAAAAGGGCAGTATATTGCCTTTATTGACAGTGATGATGTGATCTCATTAGATATGATGAAGACTCTTTATCAAGAGATGGTCTCTGCCCAAGCAGACTTGGCCATGTGCTCACACTATGATATCTATGATGACCAGATTCCGAGTGGACCAGAAGCAGAAGCACAGACTTGGATCTTTACAGCCAAAGAGGCCATTGGCCATGTGATGGCGGCTAAAGGCTTTACAGTCATGGCCCCAACTAAACTCTATAAGCGCTCATTTTTCGATGACTTGAAATTTGAGATAGGAAAAATCGCTGAAGATGCCTTTATCATGATTCGCTTGTTAGCCAAGTGTCAGCGAGTGGTAGCGACGGATGCCAAGCTCTATTACTATATGCATCGCCCGAATAGCATTACCACCCAGAAATTTTCGCTCAAGTACCTCAATGTGATTGAGGCTTATCAACAAAACTATGAAATTATCAAACGGGACTACCCAGATTTGTTGCCAGTAGCTATGACACGGCTCTATTGGGCGCATTTCTATGTCTATGATCGTTTGTTGCTAGATTCAGACTATCAAGATGACAGTCTTAAAAAACGCCTACGGTCCTATCTAACAGACCACTTTTGGCAGATTATGCGTGATCCGCTTTTCACCAAGGGGCGTAAACTTAGTATGCTTGCTTTACAGATTAGTCCTGCTCTCTATAAGCAAATCATTAGTAAGAAATACAAAAAGGAGTTGCATGGATAAATGATACGATTAGATTGGATTGAGAAACATTACTACCAAATCAATACTTGCTTTCTTTTAGCGTTGATTATGTATTGTATGGCAGGGTTGATTGTTCCCTTACAATTTCTCAGTGCCCATCCTTTAGTATATGGTACCATCACCTTAATGGGGTGCTTATTAGGGCTCTATAACTTATTATCCAAGAAAGTTCATCTCAAACTCAGTTTACTACCTTGGCTAGTTGCTTTCTTCCTCTTGAATATTGTAACAAGTCTCTTGGTGGTTAACTTTGGTTATATGGCAAACTTCAAGAATATGGTCATATTCTTCCTTTATTTCTTTGCCATTTACCCAATCTTTATTAATTTGGGTCAAGGACAAGCTAAGCGTTTGCTCAATAACATGTTCTGGTTAGTTGTCATCGTCAATACTATCGGTGATTTAATTTCCATTGGCCAATTCGTTGCCTTAATTGGCTATCACGTCAGCGACTATAAAGGTTTAATTATTCGTCAAGGCTTTATTGAGTCGCGTTTGTTTGGGATTTTGGCTAGCCCTAACTACTTGGCTATTATCTCGCTATTGGTAGTCCTATTCCTCTTAAGTCAATGGCGCAAGAGTCAGGTGACTTGGATGAAAGTGGCAATCGTCTCGTCGATTTTCATAAACTTCGTTTACATCGTCTTATCAGGTTCTAGAACAGCCTTATTATGCTTGCTTGCTGCTACCCTAATCTACAGCATGGTCAACATCTCTGGCTGGCAATTGAAGAAGCGTTTCTTGACTATCTGTGTGGTCTTTGCTGCTATTGGTGTAGGTGTCTACAGTGTCGACACAGTAGGGGAATTTTACTTACAACAATCAGGTGGCGTTCGTATCTTGAATGACGAGGAGAGCCTAGCAGGTAAGCCAAATGTGACCACTGGTGAAGGTACATTAAAACGGTCAGATACTGAGGAAACCAATATCTCTAATAACCGTTTTGATATTTGGAAGTCAACCTTGGCTCTAGTTCCTTACCGTCCAATCTTAGGTTTTTCTTCAGGTAACTGGCACAGTGTAGCTAAGTCTTATGATGCCAATAGTTATGTGGTTAAGCAGCACTATCTCACTCATAATGGTTATATTGAAGTCCTATTCTACAATGGTATCTTAGGATTTATCACCTTAGGCTTCTTTATCTTGGCATCTACCAAGCGACTTTTAGCCAAATGGTGGGCCCTCAACAAGAAAGGCGTTAGCCGCCAGGATTTAGATATGATTCTAGCTATGATGGCAGTTATCTTCACTTCCAACTTGTTCTTGAGTTCGACTTTATATGGGATTTCCTTCTTAGGTGTGATTTTATTTGCCATCTTGGGCTATTACGAAGCAGTTATAGCGAAGGATTATGCTGGTTATCGTCAGTTGAATGACCAAGAAGTTCGTCAGGTTGAACTTGAAATCATGGACTATATCCATGCCATTTGTCAACGTGAGCAAATCCAGTATAGCTTGGCTTATGGTACTTTACTGGGAGCTATTCGCCATCAAGGCTTCATTCCATGGGATGATGATATGGATATTGCCTTAGTTCGTTCAGAGTATGAGCGTCTCTATCAAGCCATCAAGGCAGACCGCCATCCAGTTTACCAGGTTACGGGCTTCCAAGATGCTTGGCATTATCCTTTCCCATTTTATCGGGTGGTTGATAAGCGTACTTTTTATGAAAATAACACTTTAGCATGGCCAAGTAAATTAGGCATTTGTGTAGATGTCTTTCCCTTTGACCAAGCTAAGGGAGATCAAGCTAAAATGGATCGCCTAGATCAGTTGCGACAACTGTCTGCCTATTCTTGGAATGGCATCCGTAATGAAGAGGGCGGCTTAGGTAACCTTATTCGCTATGCCGTGAATTTCTTCTTCCGTCTCTTGCCACCTCGTATTTGGAACCAAAAAATGGACCAATTAGCACAGAAGGGGAGCGACTCTAATCGCCTTGATTACTTGATGGAGAAGAAGCGTCGCGATACAAGTTTTGTTAAGACGGCACATGAACAGGTTCAAGAGGCTGTATTTGAAGATCGTCGCTATCAAATTCTGTCAGATTACAATCAAGTTCTGACGGCTATCTATGGAGCAGATTATATGCAATTGCCTGCAGAAGAAGACCGTGTTCAACACGCGCCATTTACTGCTTACAGGGAGGAAGCCTAAATGTCACTTATGCAATGGGCTAAACGGAGTTTGGCCAGTCTCTTAGGTAAACACAAGGACAGCATTAAAAAATTGCCGATTATTAAGCAGTTAAATCAAAAGGCTAATAAAGAGTTAGATGAAGGGCGACAAGCTCTATTAAGGGCTAACTTCGACCGGATTTTAGAGATTGTCTATGATCAAGACCACTTAAACTTTGATTTATGGTTGGATTTTGGTAGTCTGCTAGGTTACTACCGTGAAGGTGGGCGCATTGAGCATGATATTGATATGGACTTTGCTCTCAAAGTCAGTGACTTAGAGGCCTTTGATGTCTATGAAGGTCATCTCTTAGCTAATGGATTCCGCAAACGCAAGGACTTTACCTATGAGGGGAAAGTCGTAGAACGGGCCTATGATTTTAATGGGCTTAACATTGACTTTATCTTCTATAAGGTTACTGAGACTCAATTTTCGAGTGTCACTATTGACTTCAAGATTAATGCCATCGGCCAGCCAACTCGCTTAATGGCTTATCGTTATCAATTACCACTAATGGAGATTGTTTGGGCCAATATTGAAGAGCATAAAGTCATGGTACCGCAAGATTGCCATCGCTATCTTTCCTTACTATATGGCGCAGATTTCATGGAACCTAACACTCACTATCATTGGCAAGCTAACCCGATTTATCAGCAAGTATCGTCTGAACCAGCTCAAGTTAAGCTCTTACCTTAAGCAAGAATAGAAAATCCCCGTCACTGAATTAATCAGTGACGGGGATTTTCTGCTATCTAGTGATTGCCGTTATTTTGATTCTGTTGTGTATTCTGCATCTGATGGTTAGAACCTTGATTGGTGGTTGGGTTATTGGTGTTGTTACCACTGACATCAATGCCTTCAGAATAATCACCGTTAGCATTCCAGAGTAAGAACTCATGAATATGATGTTTGGCTAGCGCATTGATCTGTGCCTGAACCTGTAAGGTGCCGTATTCTTGGTAGGTGCCTACTGGTTTGCTTGAGTCGGTAAAGTCTTGAATCCAAGGGCGACTGATCACCTTATTTTGGACGTTCTTAAGTACCTGTTCCTCTGAGAACATATATTCATCGACTAACTCATAAGGGTGTAAGTCAGGTAGCTCAATTCCAAAGAAGGATGTACCCCAGTGAGAAGGGTAGATCATACTCGAAATAACATCTAGCTGTTCGGCCATTTTAGCGAAGTCTTGACCAATCCCGGTTGTTTCGGTTTGACCACTAGTAACGGCCGTAATACCGAAGACGTCGGCACCAACTTTAACACCATATGGCGCAAGTTGTTCTTTGGCGAGTTTCAAGAAGTCAGTAATAGCCGCAACCCGGTCTTCACCTTCAATCTTATTACCACTTGCGGAGACATAGTTGCTGTAGTTGCCTTTGTCGAAGCGTAAATCTTCAGCAAAGGTCTCAAATCCTTCTGGGAAGCGGACATAGTCATACTGAATTTCCTTGAAGCCCATCTTAGCGGCCGCAATAGAAACTTCGATATTGTATTTCCATACTTCTTCTAGGTAGGGGTTAATAAACTGAGAGCCATTGCCATCCGACCAGATACTTCCTGTCTCACGTGAGTGGAAGGAGAGTTCTGGGTGTTTATCCGACATCATGTTATCTTTGAAGGTAACAATACGTGCAATTGGATAAATCTGGTTAGCTTCTAAGGTCTTGAGAGCGGATTTTAAATCGGCCACTTGAACTATGTTTTCTTTAACCATGGCATTATCGGTTTCGATTTGGGTGACAATTTGACCATAGTCATCCTTGAAGTCGATAACAGCAGCATTAAGGCCGTTTCGTTTCATCATAGCAATGACATTCTGGAACTTGGTCTGGTCGGCGATAATCTCAGGTGAAAGATAGATGCCTTTTACGCCATTTTTAGGATAAGCAATATTTATCCCACTATCGTAGAATAAAGCCTTAGGTAAATTGGTTGGAGTCACGAGAATACGACCATCTTCAATCTTAATTCCCTCATAACGGTTGGTTTTGCCTTGACTCCGCCGATTATTGAAGTCGGCTATCTCATCTGCAGTGTACTTAGCCTGTACCTGAGGGAGAGTCTGATAGTTCGGTTGGGCGGGTTCTTGCTTCTGACATGCGGTCAGAATGAGCATCAAGAGCAGCAAGATTGCGCCTGGTTTGACTGATTTCATGCATTACCTCCTCAAGCTATTTTTTCTGTTCTTTCAATTTAACTAGTTCAACTTTAAGATTGACTAGATTAGCATTTAATTTCTCAAAATGGGGCAGAACCTTGTCTAGATTCATGAGATTTGTTGTAGAGAGTGTGTTAACGTTTTTTAAGACATCAAAGAAAGACTGGTAGTTAGATTCTGGATTAGCAATGGACTTGAATGATTGAGATTCCAGGG
This genomic window contains:
- a CDS encoding diacylglycerol kinase family protein, which produces MVSRDKHPYKHHANPSILASFRASLSGLGYALANERNLKVHAGVTVLVLIIVGLLGVNAVEASLLLLVTGLVWCMELVNSAVEATVDLVVGEQLHPLAKVAKDVAAAAVVVAALVAVGVGFLVLGPKVWHVLAILLGLA
- a CDS encoding HDIG domain-containing metalloprotein, translating into MNRRLERLQAKMGLSYQILVGLVLALWLLLLGYSSVQPRTYNFALNRVADITVRAPKTVEDTERTEELRQHARSRVSDVRLYSPEVKNQQVDLLNQYFSFVKGVRQKDYRASDLETAARAQGWSDNDLETLKASFTSNSQRLYWTQLTEAERLLLYNQSLKQGSVTLMSLNESLPDNARNLWLSLDDKQFETMSTYMVDLLSQTLSQEIEPANTAANLSKLRASLREAGQYSQYQSALVDFIQPFIVPTLVYNQEETNRLKEEAAAAVQPAYILQGQIIVQEGHVIDSTVLRQLKLFGYLDASVGRYNAYIFYALIIVHFLLLLGLNTEGFRFKQAPSAKRQMAMTIYALAFGGLFAVLKALEVLQVGGFAWATLLLPISLWPLLVVPKTSMRDGLIGLVSFNVMALFVLSDVFNILESLMPLVFYCFTGLIGMILVNAKVWLGRKRRFVPAYIGLQLLTILPLLLGFNMDLTTFQGRRMAGLMLANILMTVIFYLSLSPYWERIFNPSAELSLQQLANLNHPLLKDLIEKAPGTYHHSMMVANLSANAVEAIGGDSLLTRVASYYHDVGKTLHPLFFVENLPAGVENPHKMIKPIESAQIITGHVTAGVKIMEAHDLPTSIQDVCWQHHGTTLVKYFYYQAQQEGHPVNQADFRYPGPKPRTKEAAVIMIADSVEAASRTLKEYSQASIEGLVGGIIQGKVADDQFSDCDLTVNELKIVQASLIRGVASMYHTRIEYPK
- a CDS encoding RidA family protein, whose product is MSIQRIISDKLPKAVGPYSHASYVKGWLYASGQLPIDPVSGNMPATIGDQTHQVFANLKALLAEKGMTFDHVVKTTVFLNDIADFATVNGVYGQYFSQDHYPARSAFQVGKLPLNAGIEIELVAYKEEV
- a CDS encoding GatB/YqeY domain-containing protein — encoded protein: MTLTERINQDIKTAMKAKDKDSLKVLRMLKAALQKEALEQHEPLSQDQEITIISRELKQRRDSLAEFKKADREDLVSATQDEIVIVQKYLPEQLSAEALEAKIREIMAQVGATSKADFGKVMGLAASSLKGQAEGKAINETVKRLLG
- a CDS encoding PhoH family protein: MTEQHPYSQTLIISNPDWLLAILGNQDHHIQLLEEHFEVLITTRGEQLTITGRQAAVELTLEVVNQLVQLLERHITPHTMDIVTAIKMAQNNTLDYFLNLYEEVIGRAADGRAIRVKNFGQLQYTRAIAKQDVVFGIGPAGTGKTFLAVVLAVQALKEGRVKKIILTRPAVEAGESLGFLPGDLKEKVDPYLRPVYDALYTIYGAEQTNRLMERGVIEIAPLAYMRGRTLDDAFVILDEAQNTTIAQMKMFLTRLGFGSKMIINGDRTQIDLPKGVKSGLVDAQSKLKGIDRIQFVTFDAFDVVRHPVVADIIKAYSRKLPDENMGEV
- the ybeY gene encoding rRNA maturation RNase YbeY, with product MLVDIIDDQAYLASGQEKLLHEVIEAAAKYLNLPEGIELDLSIVSNEEIQVLNRDYRGLDKPTDVLSFALTEVSSEYDVDFAHLDLTDEAEETEDLEETEFQDEEAIPQHLGDIIISYPRAQEQAQDYGHSLDRELAFLAVHGFLHLNGYDHQTEEEAQEMFKIQEEVLTTYGLTR